In the genome of Candidatus Abyssobacteria bacterium SURF_5, one region contains:
- a CDS encoding OmpH family outer membrane protein, with amino-acid sequence MTKLKRRFFTMSRLCLRMFQITVAVFISAAFLTAGLQRQASAEERLKMGYLDLNHVVQAVAKQTPEYEELRKELEKRQAEIERRGAEIDKLKEELKANRVIWSEDKSRDQEKLIRDKDDDLKVYSEGAQRFRDVEENKILRRLLPEIAKEVKRVGERDGYSMIFEKRILLYGSPSFDLTDAIIKEMSTRAD; translated from the coding sequence ATGACTAAATTAAAAAGGAGGTTCTTCACCATGTCCCGTCTCTGCCTGCGTATGTTCCAAATAACAGTTGCGGTTTTCATCTCCGCTGCTTTTCTTACCGCAGGATTGCAGCGACAGGCGTCAGCCGAAGAGCGGCTGAAAATGGGATACCTCGACCTCAACCACGTCGTCCAGGCCGTTGCCAAACAGACGCCGGAATATGAGGAGCTGCGGAAAGAATTGGAAAAACGGCAGGCGGAGATAGAGCGGCGGGGCGCGGAAATTGATAAACTGAAGGAAGAGCTCAAGGCCAACCGCGTCATCTGGTCGGAAGATAAGAGCCGCGATCAGGAGAAGCTGATCCGCGATAAGGATGACGACCTGAAAGTTTACTCCGAGGGCGCCCAGCGGTTCCGCGACGTCGAGGAAAACAAGATTCTCAGACGCCTGCTTCCCGAGATCGCGAAGGAAGTAAAACGGGTGGGCGAGCGCGACGGCTACAGCATGATCTTCGAAAAGAGAATCCTCCTCTATGGCTCGCCGTCTTTCGACCTGACCGACGCCATTATCAAAGAGATGAGCACAAGAGCCGATTGA
- the lpxD gene encoding UDP-3-O-(3-hydroxymyristoyl)glucosamine N-acyltransferase translates to MKKSLGEIAKLIDGTVEGDEETLITGVAGIKDAKAGDITFLANPKYLPLLHTTQASAIIVADNAPPCSNNLVRTRHPYLAFVEILKLYSVQPPPPQGIHPSAIIGENVRLAEGVALHAGVFLESGCSIGARSVLYPGVCVGAGADIGADCTIYPRVVVARNVSIGNDVIIHMGAVIGSVSPEQMVLYSNTEDTGKTVFIENDVEVGANVAIDGSFSGSPTVIGSGTKIDNLVHIGSGARVGNNCIVVSHSSIGADCTVGNGVTIAGQASILDGRTVGEGTIVAARSGVTEDIEAHQIVSGFPASNHEKWLRVYASMKRLPTIIKELRELEKRMHQMEKLERAETDDH, encoded by the coding sequence ATGAAGAAAAGTCTCGGCGAGATCGCAAAGCTGATCGACGGCACCGTCGAGGGTGATGAAGAAACCCTGATCACCGGTGTGGCCGGAATTAAAGACGCCAAAGCGGGTGACATAACGTTTCTCGCGAATCCGAAATATCTGCCGCTGCTGCACACGACGCAAGCGTCTGCAATAATCGTGGCTGACAATGCGCCGCCTTGTTCCAATAATCTTGTCCGCACCCGGCATCCGTACCTTGCATTCGTTGAAATCCTGAAACTGTACTCCGTTCAGCCGCCGCCGCCGCAGGGTATTCATCCGTCGGCGATAATTGGAGAAAATGTCCGACTGGCAGAGGGTGTCGCGCTGCACGCGGGAGTTTTCCTGGAAAGCGGCTGCTCGATCGGCGCACGCAGTGTTCTTTATCCCGGCGTATGCGTCGGCGCGGGCGCCGACATCGGCGCCGACTGCACGATTTATCCGCGGGTTGTGGTCGCCCGAAACGTCTCGATCGGAAACGACGTCATCATTCACATGGGGGCGGTCATCGGGAGCGTGTCGCCGGAACAGATGGTCCTGTACTCGAATACAGAAGACACGGGCAAGACCGTGTTTATTGAGAATGACGTCGAGGTGGGCGCCAATGTCGCCATCGACGGCTCGTTTTCCGGTTCCCCCACCGTCATCGGGAGCGGGACGAAAATCGATAATCTGGTCCACATCGGGAGCGGGGCGCGGGTCGGAAACAATTGCATCGTGGTGTCTCACTCGAGCATCGGGGCTGATTGCACTGTGGGAAATGGAGTGACGATTGCGGGTCAGGCAAGCATTCTGGACGGAAGAACGGTCGGCGAGGGCACAATCGTTGCGGCTCGATCGGGCGTGACCGAGGACATCGAGGCCCATCAGATCGTCTCGGGATTTCCCGCTTCGAATCATGAAAAATGGCTTCGCGTTTACGCCAGCATGAAACGGCTCCCGACCATTATCAAGGAGCTGCGGGAGTTGGAAAAGCGGATGCATCAGATGGAGAAACTTGAACGTGCGGAAACAGACGACCATTAA